TAAACGATTTCCCTAAATCATTCTAGGCATTTCATAGACTatgattgacacctagcatagcatgccatgaccacccgattagtaatcaggaatactttaaacatgaacctttaatcatacgttaacatgcactaaaatctattcgttataaaatctcaattctagctagagtcatggttaatgtcaaactccatttgccatGAATGTTAtgtcctcttttaattccaattcttgattaatcagtctttcttatcagaaactccttcctggctaagtctatctgtcttggccaggaacttgaatcatcaagaacaattaaatgaacataggatttcatccctatttacttagggtaacagatcccatcttgactaacacctatctccatatataaccagtaggagccaacacatgcccgtatacccatacatagtacgaatatgaaaagcagtatcaaactcaaaccacctatatacaagataattgtgttatctcaggtcgagagattatatgcactgatatgatttttgtgacaacgcattgataagagtaaactctatgtgcttgttataagcgtcactagttcggcctacttatcatataattgcctatcatgtttgttatgtggcatgagactcaccactctaacttattagtatctcatactaattctTTGAGAACTAACATGAataacaatctttctggataagtcatatgctgtgtgaagtatccttgattgtgaatcattttatgatattttgtactagaaaaactgtcactcatatttttaataacttaagaataatatttctaacaaaatattaatggaccttctcCATTACACATAGataaattatgtaaacagaaaagaataattgtcttttattaataaaaatatgtacaagatacataccaaatgatatgttatagagcatactactaatatACACATATGCTTATTCATCTGAATTGAGTCGTTGTTCCATATGACCAATAACTAAGGAATTGTTTGGATCAATAAGTTACTTTTTTAGAAGTGAAAAAGGTGACTTTCTTAATTTTCTAAGAAATTGTAAAAATGTCAACTAAACAAATTAAATTTGTTCTTTTTTCTGGAAATTTAAGGTTTAATTCCCAATGGATAGGTTTTCAGCTTTTACCAAGGCATTGTTTGGCTCAAATTCTATATTTCTTGAGAAGTTTAATTtctaaaaaataacttattttcaTGTGAATAAATAAATTACTTTCTCAAAAGTGAGGTGACTTTCTTTACTTTTCAAGAAATTATAATAAACACCAATCAAATAaattagttttattaatttttaagaaAGTTAAAGTTCCTAAGTAAATTTATCCTGAACTAATCTAACATACCCATCCCCCAAACCTTCTTATCATAGGAATGGAGAGTCAAATTTGGTTTGTAAAAACAGCCATAATATCAGTCTTGTGCCCGCCAATTAAGTTTCTTAGGCGTGGTTCGTTATTAAGTCAGAAGTTAATAAAGTGAAAAATTTAATCCTTTTTTTTCATTATCACGAATTATAAGTAGATATTTTAATTaacaattattatatattaacaCGATATATTTTAAGATATAAAAAGTAGTTTTAGTATAATTTAAATGATGACgaacttaaaaaattttagacACCAGCGACTGCACATCAAACCGCAGCGTAGCACAAGTAACAAGGTCAATGTTTGTAAAATAAGAAAAAGGAATGTCTATATTCTGTAAAGATCAAAGTTTCACGGGAAAAAAACCAGAATATTCTTGGTATATTGGGGAGAAACGACAAAGGAAACTCATTTATTtgcgtttttttttttctttcaattcagcagaccATACTTCCAAGTATCCCGTGGCGCCGAGTTCATCAGGCTGGAAGAACTTTTTGGGGTGTAATCTGCAATTGTCAGTGTACCCAGTTGTCACCCCCCACGCTTCTTGACCATCATCACACAAgttcaaactatatatatatatatatatatatatatatatatatatatatatatatatatatatatatatataatttcaattaaaatatgaaattttataattataaaattgactCTAATACTTTTTTTAGCCAATCTTAATTAAGACCATCAATTATGGGCATATTAATAGACTTGATTGAATATTATTATAATTCTCTTTgttttctaaaaaataaattaaatatgaaaaatattttttacaaaaattatttttaaacagatatttttcatgaaatatttttattatttatttataatatttaattagttatatgtatttatgtataaatatttttataattgaataaaattattaaattaaagaaaagaaaaaaattattttacttaaaataatttttttttaatcatgaaaATTTTGTAGTGATTCAAATGGTAATTATAGATAttttaaggatttttttttttaataaaaggaaAGACAGTTTCACTTTCACAGAGAGACTTCACTGTGGACTTACATGGCGCTAAAAAGGAATTATATGTATGCATATGAGCTGTGTCTTCCAACTCCGACCGCAGACAATAAATTGTACTATTCTTTCTCCTTCTTTATTAGTAGTTCACAGAAAGCATATGAAATCgagttcctcttctctctctttctctcagcCTGTCTCTCTTGCATTTGTCTTACCCTTTGATTTTAAATCTCATGCGTCAAACTGAAATCCTGGATTCTGTATCCAATCTGCTTCCAAAGATGTAGAGTGAAGTGGAAACTATATAAAACAGATCATTTCTTGGTTTATTTtatcatttctttttctttctcgtcTACAATGATGTATGTATCTCAGAACTGAATTCCCAATTCAAAGTATTGGTTCTGCTCCTGATCTTGGTCAGTGTCGCTCTGTTTTCTCTGATCTTCTGTGGAATTTGAGCTCCAGCTAAAAGAAAATGGCTCCAAACTCAGTTGTTGTCACCATGGAGAAGCCTAACCACTTCTCTATAGTAGAAATCAATGCCTCAGATCCATCTTTGTTTCCTGAGAAACGAAAGGCTGTGAGCCCCAAGCAATTCTCATGGGTTCTTCTCCTCAAAGCTTATAAAGCTCTCACTTGCGTTTCGTGGTTGGCATTGGCTTTTAAAGCCACATTTATTTCAATCAAGAAACGCTTTGCTTTATCTAAAATGAGTAAAGAGGAGCCTAGAAGTAGAGGAAAGTTGTATAGATTTATCAAAGCATTTCTTGTTATATCTATAGTAGCTTTGATCATAGAAGTTATTGCACATTTCAAGATTTGGAGCTCAAATCTGAAAAATCCATGGGAGATTCAGGGTCTAGTGCAATGGTGTTATATGGCCTGGTTATCATTTAGAGCTCATTATATTGCTCCTTTGGTGATAACGGTTTCCAAATTCTGTACTGTGCTATTCCTGATCCAATCTCTCGACAGGCTAGTTCTTTGTCTGGGATGTTTCTGGATTAAGTACAAGAAGTTGAAGCCTGAGATAAATGGTGAGGCTTATGACATTGAGGATCCTTCAAGTTTTCCAATGGTTCTTGTTCAGATTCCAATGTGCAATGAGAAAGAGGTAACAAAACTAAACTAAAACATTCTCACTGACCCTCTTCTGGATCTAATATTGGAAATTTGCATTGTTTTTAGGTCTATTCACAATCCATTTCTGCAGCCTGTCAGCTTGATTGGCCAAGGGACAGGTTGTTAATTCAAGTTCTAGATGATTCTGATGATGGAAATGTGCAGCTCTTAATCAAAGATGAAGTTTCTTCATGGCGTCAGAAAGGGATCAATATATTCTACAGACATAGATTGATCAGAACAGGATACAAAGCTGGCAATCTTAAATCAGCCATGGGCTGTGACTATGTCCGGGAATATGAATTCGTCGCGATATTCGATGCAGACTTTCAGCCCAATCCAGACTTCCTCAAGCAAACAATTCCTCACTTCAAGGTAAAATCTAGTATACAATAAAAAATGCAGAATTCATTTCTAGTGATTATAAAGATAGCATCCCTTGACAATATTGTGATGATGTTGTGACAGGGGAATCCTGAATTGGGTCTACTTCAGGCTCGCTGGTCTTTTGTGAACAAGGATGAGAACTTGCTCACAAGGCTCCAAAACATCAATCTGTGCTTCCATTTTGAAGTGGAACAACAGGTAAATGGTGTTTTTCTCAATTTCTTCGGGTTCAATGGAACAGCAGGTGTATGGAGAATTAAGGCTTTAGAGGATTCAGGAGGGTGGCTTGAGAGGACAACAGTTGAGGATATGGACATTGCTGTTCGAGCACACTTAAATGGTTGGAAATTCATCTTCCTCAATGATGTAAAAGTCCTCTGCGAGTTGCCAGAATCTTATGAAGCTTATAAGAAACAGCAGCATCGCTGGCATTCTGGTCCTATGCAACTGTTCCGCTTGTGCCTTCCTGCTATAATCACTTCCAAGGTTTGCTTGATTTCCCAGTTTATTGCTTTGATTTGTTCTAAATCtgcaaaattttatataattggtttgtATTTTTTAATGTTCTTTGCAGATACCAATGTGGAAGAAGTCCAACCTcatatttcttttctttcttttgagGAAACTTATACTTCCCTTCTACTCATTTACACTGTTCTGTATCATTCTTCCATTGACAATGTTCATACCAGAGGCAGAACTACCTCTTTGGGTAATTTGTTACATACCCATTTTCATGTCCTTCTTGAACATTCTTCCTGCCCCCAAATCCTTCCCTTTCTTGGTCCCATACCTGCTCTTTGAGAACACCATGTCTGTAACAAAGTTCAATGCCATGGTATCAGGGCTATTTCAGCTTGGAAGCGCTTATGAATGGGTTGTCACAAAGAAGACAGGAAGATCATCAGAGTCTGATTTATTAGCTTTTTCTGAAAGGGAATCGAAATCTTCAAATGAAGAGAAAATCCTTAGGAGACACTCAGAGTCTGGTTTGAATTTGATAAGTAAACTCCAGGAACAAGAAGCACCTAGAGTAAAAAAGAGAAATAGACTCTACAGGAAGGAGCTTGCACTTGCTTTTCTTCTGCTAATTGCAGCAGCAAGAAGCCTGTTATCTGCACATGGAGTTCATTTCTACTACTTGCTGTTCCAAGGTTTATCTTTTCTAGTTGTTGGCTTGGACTTGATTGGTGAGCAGGTAAGCTGAGAAGCAGCTAGCA
The Hevea brasiliensis isolate MT/VB/25A 57/8 chromosome 15, ASM3005281v1, whole genome shotgun sequence genome window above contains:
- the LOC110663389 gene encoding xyloglucan glycosyltransferase 4: MAPNSVVVTMEKPNHFSIVEINASDPSLFPEKRKAVSPKQFSWVLLLKAYKALTCVSWLALAFKATFISIKKRFALSKMSKEEPRSRGKLYRFIKAFLVISIVALIIEVIAHFKIWSSNLKNPWEIQGLVQWCYMAWLSFRAHYIAPLVITVSKFCTVLFLIQSLDRLVLCLGCFWIKYKKLKPEINGEAYDIEDPSSFPMVLVQIPMCNEKEVYSQSISAACQLDWPRDRLLIQVLDDSDDGNVQLLIKDEVSSWRQKGINIFYRHRLIRTGYKAGNLKSAMGCDYVREYEFVAIFDADFQPNPDFLKQTIPHFKGNPELGLLQARWSFVNKDENLLTRLQNINLCFHFEVEQQVNGVFLNFFGFNGTAGVWRIKALEDSGGWLERTTVEDMDIAVRAHLNGWKFIFLNDVKVLCELPESYEAYKKQQHRWHSGPMQLFRLCLPAIITSKIPMWKKSNLIFLFFLLRKLILPFYSFTLFCIILPLTMFIPEAELPLWVICYIPIFMSFLNILPAPKSFPFLVPYLLFENTMSVTKFNAMVSGLFQLGSAYEWVVTKKTGRSSESDLLAFSERESKSSNEEKILRRHSESGLNLISKLQEQEAPRVKKRNRLYRKELALAFLLLIAAARSLLSAHGVHFYYLLFQGLSFLVVGLDLIGEQVS